Proteins found in one Maridesulfovibrio sp. genomic segment:
- a CDS encoding 4-oxalocrotonate tautomerase, which translates to MPVIKVEMFEGRTIEQKRELVEVLSKETARITGCSVGSIYVVIDEVKKENWGAGGELCSDKFPD; encoded by the coding sequence ATGCCCGTAATTAAAGTTGAAATGTTCGAGGGCAGAACCATCGAGCAGAAAAGAGAACTTGTAGAAGTGCTTTCCAAAGAAACCGCCCGCATAACCGGATGCAGCGTTGGATCAATCTATGTTGTCATTGATGAAGTTAAAAAAGAAAACTGGGGTGCCGGAGGAGAGCTTTGTTCGGATAAGTTTCCGGATTAA
- a CDS encoding cytochrome b/b6 domain-containing protein: MTGHNMKKIYLYSRFERFWHWTQAILIMLLMVTGLEVHGVFTLFGFEQAVDLHNTLGISWLILFVFIIFWLLTTGEWKQYIPTSKKLFDVAKYYASGIFKGEPHPVQKRKDAKHNPLQRLVYLGLSAILLPLQMVTGLLYWTYNDWPAYGLDFLSLNAVANVHVACAYALLAFLIVHIYMTTTGHSITAHIAAMFSGWEEVSEDYKAEEWEIHGK; this comes from the coding sequence ATGACCGGACATAACATGAAGAAGATCTATCTCTATTCAAGGTTCGAGCGTTTCTGGCACTGGACTCAGGCCATTCTGATAATGCTGCTGATGGTTACCGGGCTGGAAGTGCATGGTGTGTTTACCTTATTCGGTTTTGAACAGGCCGTGGACCTGCATAACACGCTGGGCATAAGCTGGCTGATTCTGTTCGTTTTTATCATCTTCTGGCTGCTGACCACCGGTGAATGGAAGCAGTACATTCCCACTTCCAAGAAGCTTTTTGATGTGGCGAAGTACTATGCTTCCGGTATCTTCAAGGGTGAACCTCATCCTGTGCAGAAGCGCAAGGACGCTAAGCACAATCCCTTGCAGCGTCTGGTATATCTGGGACTGTCAGCGATCCTGCTCCCCTTGCAGATGGTAACCGGGTTGCTTTATTGGACTTATAATGATTGGCCCGCTTACGGACTCGATTTCCTGAGTCTCAATGCAGTGGCGAATGTCCATGTGGCCTGCGCGTATGCTTTGCTGGCGTTCCTCATAGTGCATATCTACATGACCACGACCGGTCACAGCATCACCGCTCATATCGCGGCGATGTTTTCCGGCTGGGAAGAAGTGTCCGAGGACTACAAGGCTGAAGAATGGGAGATTCACGGGAAGTAG
- a CDS encoding tetrathionate reductase family octaheme c-type cytochrome, with translation MAVVFLGASAFAAGDTAPGREMARQATKGKELWITADHSKFDALKQPFKSGPEVTKACLTCHTEAGHQFHKTIHWTWLDPKAEKELEVGKGGLVMNNFCINIQSNEPRCTSCHAGYGWKNKDFDFKSQEKIDCLVCHEQTGTYKKFPAGAGNPAPPPGKMFKGNGKFYPAPEWNKVAQSVSRPTRRNCGTCHFYGGGGDGVKHGDLDSSMLKPAKTLDVHMGLDGQNFTCVRCHTTVNHDIAGRIYSTPAATSRKSLLEDDLGSKIMCESCHSDRPHKTELGMKLNDHTDKLACQSCHIPTFARELPTKMWWDWSAAGKKKDGKPYVEKGEWGKPIYMTKKGDMLWEKNVVPEYYWFNGTIDSITAKTVIDPTKPVRVSRPVGSIADRNSRIMPFKVHRGMTPYDKVNKNMVIPHLFGKDKSAYWKGYNWEKAVTSGMKYAGLPFSGEVGFVETEYVYPTTHMVAPKENAVACEECHSKQGRLAKLTCFYMPGRDASAVVDAGGWFIVLASAVGVILHALGRLFIKGRKED, from the coding sequence ATGGCGGTTGTCTTTCTGGGCGCCAGTGCATTTGCCGCCGGGGATACCGCCCCGGGACGGGAAATGGCTCGTCAGGCTACCAAGGGTAAGGAGTTGTGGATCACTGCGGATCATTCAAAGTTCGATGCGTTGAAGCAACCTTTTAAAAGCGGCCCGGAAGTGACCAAAGCCTGCTTGACCTGTCACACCGAAGCTGGACATCAGTTCCACAAGACCATTCACTGGACCTGGCTTGATCCAAAGGCGGAAAAGGAGCTTGAGGTTGGAAAGGGCGGACTGGTGATGAACAATTTCTGTATCAACATCCAGTCGAACGAACCTCGCTGTACTTCCTGTCATGCCGGTTACGGATGGAAGAACAAGGATTTTGATTTTAAGTCACAGGAAAAGATTGATTGTCTTGTCTGCCATGAACAGACCGGAACCTATAAGAAGTTTCCGGCCGGAGCCGGTAATCCCGCACCGCCGCCGGGTAAGATGTTCAAGGGCAACGGTAAGTTCTATCCCGCTCCGGAATGGAATAAGGTTGCCCAGTCCGTAAGTCGCCCTACCCGCAGGAATTGCGGAACTTGTCATTTTTACGGTGGCGGCGGGGACGGCGTTAAGCACGGCGATCTCGATTCATCCATGCTCAAGCCGGCCAAGACACTTGATGTTCATATGGGTCTGGATGGGCAGAATTTTACCTGTGTCCGTTGTCATACAACAGTTAATCACGATATAGCCGGTCGCATCTATTCAACACCGGCGGCAACCAGCCGTAAGTCTTTGCTGGAAGATGATCTCGGTTCCAAGATTATGTGTGAATCCTGCCACAGTGACCGTCCGCATAAGACTGAACTAGGCATGAAGCTCAATGATCATACCGATAAGCTGGCCTGTCAGAGTTGCCATATCCCGACTTTTGCCCGCGAACTGCCTACCAAGATGTGGTGGGACTGGTCTGCTGCCGGCAAGAAGAAGGACGGCAAGCCCTATGTAGAAAAGGGTGAATGGGGCAAGCCTATTTATATGACCAAGAAAGGCGACATGCTCTGGGAAAAGAATGTTGTTCCTGAATACTACTGGTTTAACGGGACCATCGATTCCATCACCGCCAAGACGGTTATTGATCCCACCAAGCCTGTTCGGGTATCAAGACCTGTCGGTTCCATTGCGGACAGGAATTCGCGCATCATGCCCTTTAAGGTTCACCGGGGTATGACCCCTTATGACAAGGTCAACAAAAATATGGTCATCCCGCATCTGTTCGGTAAGGATAAGAGTGCATACTGGAAGGGCTACAATTGGGAAAAGGCCGTCACCTCGGGTATGAAGTACGCCGGATTACCTTTCAGCGGTGAAGTGGGATTCGTGGAAACCGAATACGTTTACCCTACCACTCATATGGTGGCTCCCAAGGAAAACGCAGTAGCTTGTGAGGAATGCCACAGCAAGCAGGGCCGGCTTGCAAAGCTGACCTGCTTTTATATGCCGGGACGTGACGCATCGGCTGTGGTTGATGCAGGGGGCTGGTTCATCGTGCTTGCCTCGGCTGTGGGTGTAATCCTGCATGCCCTTGGCCGTTTGTTCATCAAGGGACGTAAGGAGGACTAG
- a CDS encoding iron-sulfur cluster-binding protein — protein MTSPLFARLFKLNIFIMALTGAAQMPIFKRYYIADIPGLSWLADFYLTNKLHYIFGAVLIFMALYLLTFFLLSGNHRFKLTSSGMLRAALYVVVIGTGGLRVVKNLHSVTFDPMTVMFIDWTHLGFAILLGVAAMYAFFRGRKKYLEELTADLGEEDATSPG, from the coding sequence ATGACTAGTCCTCTGTTTGCACGTCTTTTCAAGTTAAACATTTTCATAATGGCCCTTACCGGTGCCGCTCAAATGCCTATATTCAAGCGATATTACATTGCGGATATTCCCGGCTTGAGCTGGCTTGCTGATTTTTACCTGACTAACAAACTTCATTACATCTTCGGAGCCGTTTTGATTTTTATGGCTCTGTATCTACTGACTTTCTTCCTTCTATCCGGGAACCATCGTTTTAAACTTACTTCTTCCGGCATGTTGCGCGCCGCTCTTTACGTAGTGGTCATCGGGACCGGAGGTTTGCGGGTGGTCAAGAATCTGCACTCGGTTACTTTTGATCCGATGACGGTCATGTTTATCGATTGGACTCATCTGGGATTTGCGATTCTGCTCGGTGTTGCGGCGATGTACGCGTTTTTCCGGGGCCGTAAAAAGTATCTTGAGGAACTAACCGCGGACTTAGGTGAAGAGGATGCAACGTCTCCGGGGTAG
- a CDS encoding 4Fe-4S dicluster domain-containing protein produces the protein MSDRKNGISRRSFLKGLGAAGGAALLPAGKVAAASGSSEEELCTLLNLSRCIGCGECVSACREVNEPKFPRPHKPYPEMYPTSRVKAEDWSDRTDVDDRLTPYNWLFIQSAEVEYKGEVHEVNIPRRCLHCRNAPCANLCPWGAAGKQKNGIVRINDEVCLGGAKCRSVCPWHIPQRQTGVGLYLRILPNFAGNGVMYKCDRCYNRIDQGELPACIEVCPEDVQTIGPRSEIIAKAHELAAKNNWFIYGEEENGGTNTIYLSPVPFELLNKEVEKGPGRPGLAPVEDSMADEEKLAYAVGIAPFAGIAAGLIKAGNFLSSAAGRKEND, from the coding sequence ATGTCAGATAGGAAGAATGGAATTTCTCGAAGAAGTTTTTTGAAGGGATTGGGAGCGGCAGGTGGTGCCGCGCTTCTGCCGGCCGGCAAAGTAGCTGCGGCCTCCGGCAGCAGTGAGGAGGAGCTTTGTACACTTTTGAATCTTTCAAGGTGTATCGGTTGCGGAGAGTGTGTTTCCGCCTGCCGGGAGGTCAATGAACCTAAGTTTCCCCGGCCGCATAAGCCGTATCCTGAAATGTACCCCACTTCCCGGGTCAAGGCTGAAGACTGGTCTGACCGGACTGATGTGGATGACCGGCTGACGCCCTATAACTGGCTTTTTATCCAGAGTGCGGAGGTTGAATACAAGGGTGAGGTTCACGAGGTGAATATTCCCCGCCGCTGTCTGCATTGTCGCAATGCCCCTTGCGCCAATTTATGCCCGTGGGGAGCGGCTGGGAAGCAGAAGAACGGCATAGTACGTATCAATGATGAGGTCTGTCTTGGGGGCGCTAAGTGTCGCTCTGTCTGCCCGTGGCATATACCGCAACGTCAGACCGGGGTAGGACTGTACTTGCGGATTCTGCCTAATTTTGCGGGGAACGGCGTAATGTACAAGTGTGACCGCTGCTACAACCGCATCGATCAGGGTGAACTGCCTGCCTGCATCGAGGTTTGTCCGGAAGATGTGCAGACTATCGGACCCCGCAGTGAAATAATAGCAAAGGCGCACGAATTGGCGGCTAAGAACAATTGGTTCATCTATGGCGAGGAGGAGAACGGCGGCACCAATACCATTTATCTTTCCCCGGTTCCTTTTGAACTGCTCAACAAAGAGGTGGAGAAGGGGCCCGGCAGGCCCGGACTTGCTCCGGTGGAAGATTCCATGGCTGATGAGGAGAAGCTGGCCTACGCGGTGGGCATCGCTCCTTTTGCCGGGATAGCAGCCGGATTAATCAAGGCCGGAAATTTCCTTTCGTCCGCAGCAGGGAGGAAGGAAAATGACTAG
- a CDS encoding sigma 54-interacting transcriptional regulator — MTEQDIDLYLREVIDTMSDGLIIIRPDGTIMMVNDALLRMTGFSKEDLLNKPCSALGCDACRRSREEGKQHWCRLFKTRKENRKSCHIIDKKGNYLHVLKNASLLMDDDGSILGAVETVTDITELDRKELKIRELSRKLQHEDKGFCGFIGQSPDMQKVYTLLSRAARSDAPVIIYGESGTGKELAAQAIHEMSPRANKPFVQLNCAALNDSLLESELFGHVKGAFTGAYRHRQGRFEQAADGSIFLDEIGDVPLSIQVKLLRVLETRSFERVGENINLSMDARLITATNQDLRELVQKKLFRDDFFFRINVIPVHLPPLRERKEDLPLLVDHFITMIDHLHHGEGPTPETMRKLMNYDWPGNVRELKSALEYAAVVKDGGPILPEHLPPQISETGTSLPSSNPITQAPVADEKEELISALKQAGGNKSRAAKILGVSRGTIHNRMRKYSVRFGLEE; from the coding sequence ATGACTGAACAGGATATCGATCTTTATTTACGGGAAGTTATCGACACTATGAGTGACGGGCTGATCATTATCCGCCCGGACGGGACCATCATGATGGTCAATGACGCCCTGCTGCGCATGACCGGTTTTTCCAAAGAGGATCTGCTGAATAAACCCTGTTCCGCATTAGGCTGCGATGCCTGCCGCCGATCAAGGGAGGAAGGAAAGCAGCATTGGTGCAGGCTGTTCAAAACACGCAAGGAAAACCGCAAGAGCTGCCATATAATTGATAAAAAGGGTAATTATCTGCACGTACTCAAAAACGCTTCGCTGCTAATGGATGATGACGGCAGCATTCTCGGTGCGGTTGAAACAGTCACAGACATCACCGAACTGGACCGCAAGGAATTGAAAATAAGGGAACTTTCCCGAAAGCTTCAGCACGAGGATAAAGGATTCTGCGGTTTTATAGGTCAGTCCCCTGATATGCAGAAGGTTTATACTTTATTAAGCAGAGCTGCCCGGTCAGACGCCCCGGTAATTATTTACGGAGAGTCCGGTACAGGTAAGGAACTGGCCGCACAGGCCATTCATGAGATGAGTCCACGGGCAAACAAACCTTTTGTTCAGCTCAACTGTGCGGCGCTCAATGATTCCCTGCTTGAAAGTGAACTCTTCGGACATGTTAAAGGGGCCTTTACAGGTGCCTACCGTCACAGACAGGGACGTTTTGAGCAGGCCGCGGACGGTTCGATATTTCTTGATGAAATAGGGGATGTACCGCTATCCATTCAAGTAAAACTGCTGAGGGTGCTGGAAACCAGATCCTTTGAACGGGTCGGGGAAAATATCAACCTCAGCATGGACGCAAGGCTGATAACCGCCACCAATCAGGACCTGCGGGAATTAGTGCAAAAGAAATTATTCCGCGACGATTTCTTTTTCCGCATCAATGTGATCCCGGTACACCTGCCCCCCCTGCGTGAGCGCAAGGAAGACCTGCCCCTGCTGGTGGATCACTTCATCACAATGATTGACCATCTGCATCATGGAGAAGGGCCAACGCCTGAAACAATGCGTAAACTCATGAATTACGACTGGCCCGGAAATGTGCGGGAATTGAAAAGCGCGCTGGAATACGCCGCCGTAGTCAAGGACGGCGGTCCCATTCTTCCCGAACATCTGCCGCCTCAAATCAGCGAAACAGGCACCAGCCTCCCGAGCTCTAACCCAATCACCCAAGCTCCTGTAGCTGATGAAAAAGAAGAACTCATCAGTGCTCTCAAGCAGGCAGGGGGCAATAAAAGCAGAGCTGCCAAAATTCTAGGGGTCAGCCGGGGAACGATTCATAATCGCATGCGCAAATATTCAGTCAGGTTCGGGCTGGAGGAGTGA
- a CDS encoding citrate synthase encodes MSDKNIAILKYDGKEYELPVIHGTEGETGIDITKLRAQSGLITYDPGYGNTGACTSKITFVDGERGILRYRGYPIEDLAKHGKFIETAWLLIFGELPLKEDLARFSALLTAEELIHEDLRHHFEGFPAHRNQPMAILSAVINALGSHNPDLNDITDKSEFFLAVGKIISKVRTIAAFSYRKSIGRPFVYPDPDLSYCHNFLHMMFSIPYKQYDPPKEAVKALSLIFQLHADHEQNCSTSTVRMVGSTQANIFASVSSGICALWGRLHGGANAAVIDMLENIKNGDYTIDEYIEKVKKKECRLMGFGHRIYKSFDPRAKILKKATHDLLQHGFSDELLEIAMRLEERALSDDYFVERKLYPNVDFYSGIILRALGIPVAMFPVMFAIGRMPGWVAHWYEDYTTPGTKINRPRQIYTGETPRNYVPIDFRK; translated from the coding sequence ATGAGCGATAAGAACATTGCGATCCTTAAGTATGACGGCAAAGAATACGAATTGCCCGTAATCCACGGAACTGAGGGCGAAACAGGTATCGACATAACTAAACTCCGCGCCCAGAGCGGCCTCATTACCTATGATCCCGGTTACGGTAATACCGGGGCCTGCACCAGTAAAATCACCTTTGTTGACGGAGAAAGAGGAATCCTGCGCTATCGCGGATATCCCATCGAAGACCTTGCCAAACATGGAAAATTTATTGAAACCGCATGGCTGCTCATCTTCGGCGAACTTCCCCTCAAGGAAGATCTGGCCCGTTTTTCCGCCCTGCTCACCGCTGAAGAACTGATCCATGAAGACCTGCGCCATCACTTTGAAGGCTTTCCCGCCCACCGCAATCAGCCCATGGCGATCCTTTCCGCGGTTATCAACGCGCTCGGCAGTCATAACCCGGACCTCAACGACATTACCGACAAGTCCGAATTCTTTCTCGCGGTTGGTAAAATCATTTCCAAGGTAAGAACAATCGCGGCTTTCTCGTACCGCAAATCCATCGGGCGTCCATTTGTTTATCCTGACCCGGATTTGAGTTACTGCCACAACTTCCTGCATATGATGTTTTCCATACCTTACAAACAGTATGATCCGCCAAAAGAAGCTGTCAAAGCTCTTTCGCTGATCTTCCAGCTTCATGCTGACCATGAGCAGAACTGTTCAACTTCCACAGTAAGGATGGTCGGTTCTACGCAGGCAAATATTTTCGCCTCTGTTTCTTCCGGCATCTGTGCCCTCTGGGGCAGGCTGCACGGCGGTGCTAACGCGGCTGTTATCGACATGCTCGAAAACATAAAGAACGGCGATTACACCATTGATGAATACATCGAAAAGGTTAAGAAAAAAGAATGCCGTCTGATGGGCTTCGGGCACCGAATTTACAAAAGTTTCGACCCGCGTGCGAAAATCCTTAAAAAAGCGACTCACGATCTTCTGCAGCACGGCTTCAGCGACGAACTGCTGGAGATTGCCATGCGCCTCGAAGAACGCGCTCTGTCCGATGATTACTTCGTCGAACGCAAGCTTTATCCCAACGTGGATTTCTATTCCGGCATCATCCTGCGCGCCCTCGGAATCCCGGTTGCTATGTTCCCGGTAATGTTCGCCATCGGCCGCATGCCCGGCTGGGTTGCACACTGGTACGAGGACTACACCACACCCGGAACAAAAATTAACCGTCCGAGACAGATTTACACTGGCGAAACTCCCAGAAATTACGTACCAATAGATTTCAGGAAGTAA
- a CDS encoding methylenetetrahydrofolate reductase gives MQVAQNIDAAGQFFSFEFFPPKDKSTWPRFMERAERLAGLNPQFASVTYGAGGTSHDNSLEICSMLKKDMGIDILAHLTCVGASEQSIDGFVSSLMECGVSDILALGGDGVADAEAKERSRFQHASDLVEYVDGKFSDVGIAVAGYPGGHPESPSLIHDLEFHNAKLAKGADFTMTQLFFDNRLYFDYVERLAGLGIKRPVIPGVLPIQSLSSLRRIMSLCGAGIPGGLYCGVEKAFEKGGDEAVMEFGFNFARKQISDLLDKGVPGVHIYSLNRAAMCERLIADLKGDGYFS, from the coding sequence ATGCAGGTGGCACAGAATATCGATGCTGCGGGACAGTTTTTTTCTTTTGAATTTTTTCCTCCCAAGGATAAAAGCACATGGCCCCGGTTCATGGAGCGGGCTGAACGATTGGCCGGATTAAATCCTCAATTCGCCTCCGTAACTTATGGGGCGGGCGGTACCAGCCACGATAACTCCCTCGAAATTTGCTCCATGCTGAAAAAAGATATGGGCATTGATATCCTCGCCCATCTTACCTGCGTCGGAGCCAGTGAACAGTCTATCGACGGTTTTGTGTCCAGTCTGATGGAGTGCGGTGTTTCCGATATTCTGGCCCTTGGAGGGGACGGTGTTGCCGATGCCGAAGCGAAAGAGCGGAGCAGGTTTCAGCATGCTTCCGATCTGGTTGAGTATGTGGACGGTAAATTTTCAGATGTGGGCATTGCTGTGGCTGGATATCCCGGAGGGCATCCCGAATCGCCCTCATTGATTCACGATCTGGAGTTCCATAATGCTAAGCTGGCCAAGGGTGCGGACTTTACAATGACCCAGCTCTTTTTTGATAACAGGTTATACTTTGATTATGTTGAACGGCTGGCTGGGCTTGGTATTAAGCGTCCGGTTATTCCCGGAGTTCTTCCTATTCAATCGCTGAGTTCGTTACGTAGGATTATGTCCCTTTGCGGGGCTGGTATTCCCGGCGGTTTATACTGCGGGGTGGAAAAGGCATTTGAAAAAGGCGGCGATGAGGCGGTTATGGAATTCGGATTTAATTTTGCCCGGAAACAGATCTCCGACCTTCTGGATAAAGGCGTTCCCGGCGTGCACATCTACAGCCTGAACCGGGCTGCCATGTGCGAAAGATTGATAGCCGACCTTAAGGGGGACGGCTACTTCAGTTAA